The DNA region CGCATCGCTTTTATGTGACAGTGTCACTTAATACGATGCGCCGCCCCTACTGCTGCGCCAGCGCGGCCTGCATCCAGGCCACCACCAGCGGTGAGAGTTTTTGCTGCAGCGCCGCCCGTTCCGACTGGAACAGCGTTGCCACAAAAAAGGGATGATCCGGCAACTCCACGCCGCGGACGTCACCCGCTTCATCCCAGGCCGTGATCCGCAGCGTCTTCTCACCCAGTGCTGCACTGAACGCCGGGTTAACGCCAAAGTTGCAGTGATAGCCCTCATCGCTCTCCAGCGCGCCGTAGGCGGTGGCGATACGCGAACCGGGTTCGAACCTCACCGCACCGCGCTGCTCCAGCAGCGAACAGCTTAATGGCGCGATAACGCTGCGCCCGCCGGTGTCGGTTTCGGCATGCCCGGCATCCTGCCAGCCCAGGACGTTACGGGCATACTCAATCACCGCGTACTGAAATCCGCCACAGGAGCCGAGGAACGGCTTGCCGCTCTCCCGCGCCCAGCGAATAGCGTCATAGACGCCGCTGTCGTTGTGATAGGGACTGCCCGGCACCACCCAGAGCGCGTCGCACGCCGTCAGGTCGGTCTCATCGAGTCGCCCGGTGGCGACCCAGGTGGTTTCAGCGGTAATGTTCAGGCTGCGGGCAGCACGCGCGATTGCAGGGGGGATGGCCTGGTGCGCGACCGCGCTGGCGCGGTAGTCTCCCACCAGAAAGAGACGCAGGAATGGCATGGGCAGATCCTTTTCAGGGAAAGCAGAAGGTTACACGATCGTTAATTTTTTGTCATTTACTGCCGGGTTCCTCGCCCCTACGCCGCTAAAGCCGCGACCGGAGAGGTGGCGTCTGCCGCGGTGCGGTTCATGACGGGTGACTGCACCCTGTTCTGCACGTCAGTCCGGCGGTTCTCTGCCTCTCCGGTGCGACGCAATCGGTTTCTTCTTTTGTTTACTGAATTAAATCCGCAGATTGTGGAGTTGATCGCGCATCGTGCATTTTTTCAGCGTCCCGGCCCGAAAAATGGTTACGCTTTATTCAGATCGCTGGAAAAAAGCGCTGTGACTGCCCATCTGTGCTGGCGATCTGCGCTCCGGTAAACGATTCATCCACAGATTCTTTCATTAGCAGTTAATATCAATTTCATCCAGCGACGAACGGAGATTCAGTCGGATCGTGCTTATTCAGCGCTACTCATCAAAATTAAAAACTAATCAACAGCTTATTACACGGTTTTTAACGCTACATTATCAGCTCAGGCTGGTTGTCAGAAAATTCTTGCCCTGTCGCCCGTAATCAGCCAAATTAGTCGCCCCTTTTCCCTTCTAATAACAATCTCGCGCGTGGAAAACTCACACGACGCGGACTTAATTGCTGTCCCGAAACAGGGTATGAAAAAACTGAGGTACATGTGTCAACTGCAAACAAACACACTGATGAGGCTGTCAGTCTCAATGCGTTTAAACAGCCAAAGGCGTTTTACTTAATCTTCTCGATTGAGTTATGGGAACGTTTTGGCTTCTATGGCCTGCAGGCCATCATGGCGGTTTACCTGGTGAAGCAGCTGGGATTGTCTGAATCAGACTCTATCACCCTGTTCTCTTCATTCAGTGCGCTGGTCTATGGACTGGTCGCCATCGGCGGCTGGCTGGGCGATAAGGTGCTGGGCACCAAGCGTGTGATCGTGCTGGGCGTGCTGGTTCTGGCGCTGGGATATGCGCAGGTGGCCTTCTCCGGCCATAACGTCAGCATCGTCTACACCGGTATGGCGACAATCGCCGTGGGCAGCGGCCTGTTCAAGGCTAACCCCTCTTCGCTGCTCTCCACCTGCTATGAAAAAGATGACCCGCGTATCGACGGTGCTTTCACCATGTTCTATATGTCGATCAATATCGGTTCGCTCTTCTCGATGATGCTGACACCCTGGCTGGCGGCAAAGTATGGTTACAGCGTGGCCTTCTCGCTCTGCGTCATCGGCCTGGTCATCACCCTGTTCAACTTCCTGTTCTGCAAGCGCATGGTGAAAAATTACGGCTCTAAGCCGGACTTCGCGCCGCTGCAGGTCGGCAAACTGCTGATGACGCTGGTTGGCGTGGTCGTGCTGATCGCTCTGGCCAACTGGATGCTGCATCATCAGGCTATCGCCCGTCTGGTGCTGGCGGTGATTGCGCTGGGCATCGTGCTGGTCTTCGCTAAAGAAGCCTTTGCGCTGCAGGGCGCGGCGCGCCGTAAGATGATCGTGGCCTTCCTGCTGATGGTCGAAGCGATCCTGTTCTTCGTGCTCTACATGCAGATGCCAACCTCACTCAACTTCTTTGCTATCCGCAACGTTGAGCACACCATTCTCGGCATTACGTTTGCGCCCGAGCAGTTCCAGGCGCTGAACCCGTTCTGGATCATGCTGGCCAGTCCGCTGCTGGCGGCGCTCTACAACAAGCTGGGCGATAAGCTGCCGATGCCGCATAAGTTTGCCCTCGGTATGGTGCTCTGCTCCGGTGCCTTCCTGGTGCTGCCGGTAGGGGCAAAATTTGCCAGCGACGCCGGTATCGTTTCCGTTAACTGGCTGATCCTGAGCTATGCGCTGCAGAGTATCGGTGAGCTGATGATCTCAGGTCTCGGCCTGGCGATGGTGGCACAGCTGGTGCCTCAGCGTCTGATGGGCTTCATCATGGGCTCCTGGTTCCTGACCACCGCTGGCGCGGCGGTGATTGCCGGTAAAGTGGCTAACCTGATGGCGGTGCCGGAAAACGTCACCGATCCGCTGATCTCCCTGGCGACCTACAGCCGCGTGTTCCAGCAGATCGGTATCGTCACGGCGGTCATCGCCCTGCTGATGCTGATCACGGCGCCGCTGCTGAACCGGATGACCCTGGATACGGACGCGAAAAAATAACGCGCAGTCCCGATAACCACCAGATAACTCAGCCGGGCTCTGCCCGGCTTTTTTGTGGCCGATCGCCTCGCCGCGCAGATCCCTGATCCTTATCACTGGTAATTCCATCCTGAGTCTTTACTATGCTGTGATCCCATTGCAACAAGGAGTACATGGTCATGAAACTGTTTTGCAAAGCAGGAGCCTGCTCTCTCTCTCCCCACATTGTTATGCGCGAATGCGGGCTCGACTTCACCCAGGTGAGCGTCGACCTGGCCACCAAACTCACCGAACAGGGCGATGACTTTCGCCAGATCAATCCCAAAGGCCAGGTGCCTGCGCTGCAGTTCAGCGACGGCAGCGTACTGACCGAAGGCGTGGCGATTGTGCAGTATCTGGCGGATCTCAAGCCCGATCGCCATCTGCTGGCGCCGGTCGGCAGCCTGACCCGCTATCACACCGTGGCGTGGCTCAGCTACATCGGCAGCGAGCTGCACAAAAGCTTCGGCCCGCTGTTCCGTCCCGGCTACACCGATGAGGTGAAGGCGCAGACCCGCAGCCAGCTGGAAGCGAAGTTTCGCTATGTGGATGAGTCATTGCGTGACAGACAGTGGCTGATGGGGCTGCATTTCAGCGTGGCGGATGCCTATCTGTTTGTAGTGACGCGCTGGGCAAAGGCGCTGGGTCTGGATTTGTCCGGCCTGACGGCGCTGGAGGCCTGGTTTGAACGCGTGGCGGAACGGCCTGCGGTACAGGCGGCGCTGAAAGCGGAAGGTTTAGCCTGAGAGAACAGGGCCGGTTAACCGGCCCTGATGCATTACAGTTTTTCTGCCGCGAAGTGGTGCACCGGCGAGGCGATAGCATCCTGCGCCGCGACCAGCTGCAGCTCATACTCGCCCATCTGATGGGTTTTCAGCATCACCTCATAAACCGCCGCCGTAACGTGCTCCAGCGCATCCTGCAGCGATTTGCCGTGCAGCAGATTCACCAGCAGCAGGCCGCTGGTAAGATCGCCAACGCCGACCGGCTGACGCACGCCGAAATCGACCAGCGGACGGCTGATGTGCCAGGCGTCCTCCGCCGTGACCAGCAGCATCTCAAAGCGATCGCTGCGGCGACCGGCGCGCGCAAGGTGTTTCACCAGCACGACGCGCGGCCCCTGGGCAATCAGTGCCCGTGCAGCCTCCACCGCCGCATCAACATCCGTCACGGTGCGTTCGCTCAGCATCTCCAGCTCAAGCAGGTTCGGCGCGATGATGTCACTGGCGGGCATCGCCATTTTGCAGTGAAACTCCGCGACGCCCGGTGCCACAATGCAGCCTTTCTCAGGATGGCCCATGACCGGATCGCAGAAGTACCAGGCGTTGGGGTTCGCCGCTTTCACCTGACGAACAATCTGCAGAATCTGTTCACCCTGCTCCGCCGATCCCAGATAGCCGCTCAGCACCGCGTCACAGGTTTTCAGGCGGTCGATATCCGCAATGCCTTTAACGATGTCGGTTAAATGCGTTGCCGGCATCACCGTGCCGGTCCAGTGGCCATATTGCGTATGGTTGGAAAACTGCACGGTATTCAGCGGCCAGACGTTGGCGCCCAGGCGGCGCATCGGAAACTCAGCCGCCGCGTTACCGGCATGACCAAAAACAACATGCGACTGAATCGCTAAAATATTTTTCACGTGTTTGCCCTGTCTGCCTTGCCATAAAAAAAGGGCCGGAAACCGGCCCTGAAAGCTTACTGCCAGTTAATCAGGCAGTAGTGTTTCTTGCCGCGACGCAGCAGCGTATAGCGGTTGAACAACTTGTCGCTGTCGCTGAAGCGATATTCCGCATCGGACTGTTTTTCGCCGTTCAGAGAGACGGCATTTGAACCGATCATGGTGCGCGCCTGACCACGGGATGGCACCAGCTCGGCCTTCACCAGCGCCTGCTGCAGGTCATCGTCTGCGCTCAGCGCGATGGTTGGCATACCATCCTGCGCCAGCTGCTCGAAGTCCGCTTCGGTCATGTCGCTGACAGAGCCGGAGAAGAGGCTGGCCGTGATACGTTTTGCCGCCGACAGGCCCGCCTCGCCATGCACCAGACGCGTCACCTGCTCTGCCAGCACATATTGTGCCCGTGGCGCGGCGCCGCTGTTTTTGTCCTCTTCTTCCAGCGCATTGATCTCGTCGATGCTCATAAAGGTGAAGAATTTCAGGAAGCGGTAGACATCCGCGTCGGCGGTGTTGATCCAGAACTGATAAAACTTGTACGGACTGGTTTTCTTCGCGTCCAGCCAGACTGCGCCGCCTTCGGTTTTACCAAATTTGGTGCCGTCAGACTTGGTGATCAGCGGAACGGTCAGGCCAAAGACCTGATTCTGATGCAGACGACGGGTCAGATCGATACCGGAGGTGATGTTGCCCCACTGGTCAGAACCGCCGATCTGCAGGCTGACGCCGTATCGCTCGTTCAGGCAGGCAAAGTCATAACCCTGCAGCAGATTGTAGGAGAACTCGGTAAAGGAGATGCCCTGATCGTCACGGTTCAGACGCTGCTTCACCGCTTCTTTGTTGATCATCTGGTTAACGGAGAAGTGCTTGCCGATATCACGCAGGAAGGTCAGCACGTTCATGCTGCCAAACCAGTCATAGTTGTTCGCGGCGATGGCGCTGTTGCTGCCACAATCGAAGTCGAGGAACGGGGCCACCTGCTGGCGGATCTTTTCAACCCATTCACCGACGGTTTCGCTGGTATTAAGTTTACGCTCTGCGGCTTTGAAGCTCGGATCGCCGATCAGGCCGGTTGCGCCCCCGACCAGTGCCACCGGCTTATGTCCGGCATCCTGAAAACGCTTCAGGCAGAGCAGCGGTACCAGATGGCCCAAATGCAAGCTGTCAGCAGTGGGGTCAAAGCCGCAATAGAGCGAAATTGGCCCCTGCGCCAGTTTCTCTGTTAACGCGTCTTCGTCCGTCACCTGGGCGATAAGGCCCCTCTCCTGCAATTGTTGTATCAGGTTACTGCTGGTCATTACTGACTCCAAATTGATCAGACTGCACCTATGCTGGTACACAGCTTTCCGCTGAGTTGCGGAACCAAAAAAATGAGGGCTATAGCATAAAGCGCTGACGCTTTCTGTGCCAGCGCTGATAGGGGGGAATCGTGCAGATTCAGGGTGCCAGACGGTCGATTTTCCAGCCGTCGTGGTCGCGCTGATAGATGAAGCGATCGTGAAGGCGATGTTCGCCGCCCTGCCAGAACTCCATCGTATGAAATTTCACCCGGTAGCCGCCCCAGAAGCTCGGCAGTGGCACATCGCCCTGCTGGAACTTCTGTTTAAGCTCAAGGAACTTGCCTTCCAGAATCCCGCGCGCCGAAATCCGGCTCGACTGCTTCGACACCCAGGCACCGATCTGGCTGTCGCGCGGACGGCTGTGGAAATATTTCAGCACCTCCAGCGGCGACAGCTTTTCCACTTCGCCCAGCACCATCACCTGACGCTCCAGAAAGTGCCAGGGGAAGTGCAGACAGATGCGCGGGTTCTGCGCCAGCTGCAGGGCTTTGCGGCTGCCAAGGTTGGTGTAAAACACCATGCCCTGGGCATCGAAATGTTTCAGCAGCACGATACGCTGCCAGGGCTGCCCCGTTTCATCCACGGTAGCCACGGTCATGGCCGTCGGATCGGGCAGTTTTGCCTCACAGGCCTGACCCAGCCACTGTTCAAACAGCGCCAGCGGAGTGTCCGGCAGATCCTTACGACGCAGGCCGCCGCGGGTATATTCACGCCGCAGATGGGCAATGGTGTGTAGCGTTTCGCTGTCACTCATGATGCTCGCCTATTCAGATAAAAAGTCAGCTGGCAGGTTGCAGCTCACAATCATTGACGACAATTTTATCGTTACGTTCGATAAACGCGCCGTTGCCTTTGGACCAGAAAACATAGGTGCCGTCGCTGTAGCGGGCGCCGGAGGCGGATACCGTCTGCTTCAGCGTCAGCGGCTGACCATCCATGATAAAGCTGACCTGTTCCTTCGTCTCATCCAGCATGACGGTCAGAGGCAGGGTTCCGCAGCGATAGTGCAGGGTCTGCGCTGCCGGTGGCTGTTTATGCATCAGGCTACAGCCCGACAGCAGCAGCACCGCAGCCACGGTTAATCCTTTCAACATAAGCGGGTCTCCTTTGCGAGTGAAGCTGGCATTATAAGAAGGATTCGGCGTGAAGGAAGTGAGAATCGACGCCAATCGGGCCGATGGCGTCAGCCGGCATGAATTATTGCGCATTTTCAGGTGGTTGTCTGAATGCACAGCCCCTGTTCTCAGGCTACGCTCTATACATCTTAAGCAAGGGGAATGAGAGATGAAATTTGATAACGAAGATGCTTTCAAGCTGGCCGTGGCGTTTATGAACCATAAAGAGAACGCCACCATCGCCAGCAGCTACTTTAAAACCTTTATCGACACCTATCAGAAATTTGATCGCTGGCTGAGCGCCTCTGATCCGGTCAGCGCGATGAAAGCGGAAAAAGCGGCCGCCAAAGCGGGCGAGGATTCCGTGCTCTGATGCCATCAGCCGGGGCCGACGGCCTGTCGTCCCCGGCTGGCGCCCCTCATCTCCGGCAGCGTCGGGCTATTATCCGGTGACAAACCGTGTCCACTCCCGTAATGGCCGCTGACCGGGCCCGTTTATATTCCGTCCTCTTTTCTTTTATTCCGGCCATCAGCCCTGATCTCTGCGCGGCTATTAACGGCGGCTGGAATTTGCAATAAATGCGATTTTTTGGCGCGCCCCCCGCTAATTTCCCGCGCACCTGCCGTTTTTGTTTAAAAAGCCGCCACCGAAGCGTGAGGCGACCAGCAAATACGATAAAGCGGTCTATG from Pantoea deleyi includes:
- the dtpA gene encoding dipeptide/tripeptide permease DtpA, with protein sequence MSTANKHTDEAVSLNAFKQPKAFYLIFSIELWERFGFYGLQAIMAVYLVKQLGLSESDSITLFSSFSALVYGLVAIGGWLGDKVLGTKRVIVLGVLVLALGYAQVAFSGHNVSIVYTGMATIAVGSGLFKANPSSLLSTCYEKDDPRIDGAFTMFYMSINIGSLFSMMLTPWLAAKYGYSVAFSLCVIGLVITLFNFLFCKRMVKNYGSKPDFAPLQVGKLLMTLVGVVVLIALANWMLHHQAIARLVLAVIALGIVLVFAKEAFALQGAARRKMIVAFLLMVEAILFFVLYMQMPTSLNFFAIRNVEHTILGITFAPEQFQALNPFWIMLASPLLAALYNKLGDKLPMPHKFALGMVLCSGAFLVLPVGAKFASDAGIVSVNWLILSYALQSIGELMISGLGLAMVAQLVPQRLMGFIMGSWFLTTAGAAVIAGKVANLMAVPENVTDPLISLATYSRVFQQIGIVTAVIALLMLITAPLLNRMTLDTDAKK
- the tyrS gene encoding tyrosine--tRNA ligase, which gives rise to MTSSNLIQQLQERGLIAQVTDEDALTEKLAQGPISLYCGFDPTADSLHLGHLVPLLCLKRFQDAGHKPVALVGGATGLIGDPSFKAAERKLNTSETVGEWVEKIRQQVAPFLDFDCGSNSAIAANNYDWFGSMNVLTFLRDIGKHFSVNQMINKEAVKQRLNRDDQGISFTEFSYNLLQGYDFACLNERYGVSLQIGGSDQWGNITSGIDLTRRLHQNQVFGLTVPLITKSDGTKFGKTEGGAVWLDAKKTSPYKFYQFWINTADADVYRFLKFFTFMSIDEINALEEEDKNSGAAPRAQYVLAEQVTRLVHGEAGLSAAKRITASLFSGSVSDMTEADFEQLAQDGMPTIALSADDDLQQALVKAELVPSRGQARTMIGSNAVSLNGEKQSDAEYRFSDSDKLFNRYTLLRRGKKHYCLINWQ
- a CDS encoding CTP synthase C-terminal region-related (seleno)protein; translation: MPFLRLFLVGDYRASAVAHQAIPPAIARAARSLNITAETTWVATGRLDETDLTACDALWVVPGSPYHNDSGVYDAIRWARESGKPFLGSCGGFQYAVIEYARNVLGWQDAGHAETDTGGRSVIAPLSCSLLEQRGAVRFEPGSRIATAYGALESDEGYHCNFGVNPAFSAALGEKTLRITAWDEAGDVRGVELPDHPFFVATLFQSERAALQQKLSPLVVAWMQAALAQQ
- the pdxY gene encoding pyridoxal kinase PdxY, encoding MKNILAIQSHVVFGHAGNAAAEFPMRRLGANVWPLNTVQFSNHTQYGHWTGTVMPATHLTDIVKGIADIDRLKTCDAVLSGYLGSAEQGEQILQIVRQVKAANPNAWYFCDPVMGHPEKGCIVAPGVAEFHCKMAMPASDIIAPNLLELEMLSERTVTDVDAAVEAARALIAQGPRVVLVKHLARAGRRSDRFEMLLVTAEDAWHISRPLVDFGVRQPVGVGDLTSGLLLVNLLHGKSLQDALEHVTAAVYEVMLKTHQMGEYELQLVAAQDAIASPVHHFAAEKL
- the pdxH gene encoding pyridoxamine 5'-phosphate oxidase, translating into MSDSETLHTIAHLRREYTRGGLRRKDLPDTPLALFEQWLGQACEAKLPDPTAMTVATVDETGQPWQRIVLLKHFDAQGMVFYTNLGSRKALQLAQNPRICLHFPWHFLERQVMVLGEVEKLSPLEVLKYFHSRPRDSQIGAWVSKQSSRISARGILEGKFLELKQKFQQGDVPLPSFWGGYRVKFHTMEFWQGGEHRLHDRFIYQRDHDGWKIDRLAP
- a CDS encoding MliC family protein, giving the protein MLKGLTVAAVLLLSGCSLMHKQPPAAQTLHYRCGTLPLTVMLDETKEQVSFIMDGQPLTLKQTVSASGARYSDGTYVFWSKGNGAFIERNDKIVVNDCELQPAS
- the gstA gene encoding glutathione transferase GstA, giving the protein MKLFCKAGACSLSPHIVMRECGLDFTQVSVDLATKLTEQGDDFRQINPKGQVPALQFSDGSVLTEGVAIVQYLADLKPDRHLLAPVGSLTRYHTVAWLSYIGSELHKSFGPLFRPGYTDEVKAQTRSQLEAKFRYVDESLRDRQWLMGLHFSVADAYLFVVTRWAKALGLDLSGLTALEAWFERVAERPAVQAALKAEGLA